TCGGCTCATCACAAAGCAGCACCGCAGGACGATTCGCCAGTGCTCTGGCAATCGCCACACGTTGCTTTTGGCCTCCGCTCAGTTGTGCCGGATACTGTTCTGCCTTATCCGCTAAACCAACGAATTGCAGGCATTCGCGCACGCGTTCTGCTCTCTCTTTTTTCGCGACACCTGCCAGTTCCAACGGCATTGCTACATTTCCACTTACCGTCCGATTATGAACAAGATGATAATGCTGAAAAATCATCCCTATGGATCGCCGCGCTTCACGGAGATGTTTTTCCGGCATGCGAGTCAGATCTTCCCCGTTCACAACCACGTTTCCCTCATCCGGCCTTTCCAATACATTCATCAACCGGAGTAACGTAGACTTGCCGGCACCGCTGGCACCTATGATACCGTGAATTTCCCCTTCCTCCACTTGAAGAGACACGGATTGAACCGCATGAAATGGGCCGCTTGAGGTGGTATAATGCTTGTTTACCTGATGCAGCGTAATCATGAAACTTGGCCTCCTGATGATCCATTACTGCGGGAAAATGTAATAAGCCCGCCAGCCCAGGCGGGTCTGTACGAGCCGTCAATTCCCATTGCATTAATATACCACAGAGCAGAAATCGGGCAAAGCCTTTTGACAACAATTAACGTACATCCCATACCCCCACATAAGGAAAGCAGGTACCAAGTCCCCAAGCTAGCATCAGCAGCACCACAAAATACAAAATAAATATAATATCTACAGCCGAATAGCCGATCGCATAATAATACGTACGCTTGGTTTCATTAGCAAAACCCTTGGCTTCCATGGCTATAGCAATGCGCTGCGCACGCCGGATACTTTGAGCGAGCAGCGGAATGGCGTACCTGCGCAGCGTGGCATACATATTCCATTTGGACACATGCTGGTGCAAACCTCGAATACGGTGGGCATGTCTCAAAGCCTGAAATTCATCCAGCATCATCGGCATCAACCGCATAGCTGCCAAAAAGCTGTACGCATACTTGGGAGGGAGCTTCCATTGCTGCATCAGTGAATAAAAAAGGCTCACCGGACGAGTCGTTAAACCAAACAGCAACCCTGCTGCGGCCATACTCAGTGCACGAAAACCCAGATGCATCCCTCGGAAAAAGCTTTCCTGCGTAATATGGATCAGGCCCCATGTCCACCAGGTCGTCACTCCCTTGCCAAACATCATCATGCCTGTTGAGGTTGAAATAAACACCAATATAAAGGGAGATCCATACAGCAGCAGCCGCTTCCATGGATGGCCTGACCAGACAAGCAACAGCAGCATAGCACATGTAACATTAAACATAACGTTCGGATCATGGATGACTATAACGATCACAAACAGCAGAGAAAACATTACGAGCTTTAGGCCCGGATTCACACGATGCAGCCATGTTTCATGATGAGGAAAGGACAGACTCATACTGTAGTTCCCCTTTCTGAATCCGCCATATATCAGTACAATATCGACGGACAATTTCCGGGTCATGCGTAACCATCACAATGGCCGTGCCTGCCACTCTCAGCTGTTCCAACATATCCAGCATGACAAAGGTATTACGCGCATCCTGCCCAAAAGTCGGTTCGTCCAGCAGCAGCACTTCCGGCTCCCGGATCATTGCCGTAGCAATACTCAACCGCCTTTTTTGGCCCAGCGAGAGCTGATACGGATGGCGCTCATCCAGCCGCTCCAGTCCGAATTGCATAAGCATTCGATCCACTCGTTCCCTACACTGTTCAGCTGTAAACAAACTCTTGGGTAACGAATACTCCAGTTCACTTCGCACGGTGTTCGCTACAAATTGCAGCTCTGGATTTTGAAACGCGAACCCAATGCGCTCAGCCAGTTGCTCCGTATTGCCTGCCTCAGCTCCGCACACGCGATAACACCCCTGCGTGTGAAGTAAGCGCATCATAGAGAGCAAAAGCGAGCTTTTGCCAGCCCCGTTTTCACCGACCACACCAACCCAGTCGCCAGGCTTCACCTGCGCTTGCTCCACATAAATGACTGAGCTCCCTCCCCGAAGTCCGCTAAAATGTTCCAACTCCAGCAAATTTGTTGTACATGCTGAAGTGGACGGACTATCCGCAAGCAACGCATCATTCTGCTGCGTCATAGAATCATTCCAACGTGGTGAAGACGATTCATCCCATACTCCCGGATACCATACGCCATACTCGGATAATGCCTGCCGGTGTATATGAAATACTTCTTCCGCCCTTCCGTCCGCAATAATCTCCCCTTGAGCAGAAAGCACCACAATCCGATCCACATCCTGGACAATTTCATTAATTTTATGCTCTACAATCACCATCGTCTGGTCTGCCGAAATGTTGCGAATGGTATCCCACACCTGTGTAGTGCCTTCCTCGTCCAACAAGGCTGTCGGCTCATCCAAAAAAAGCACTTCCGGTTCCATAGCCAGCACCGATGCAATCGCCAGCCGCTGTTTCATTCCTTGTGACATGCTGGCAATGGGCAGATGTATATCATCCGTTGGAAGACCAACCTGCATTAGCAGCTCGCGAATACGGGATGGCATCTGCTCCCTTGGAACCTGCTTATTTTCCAATACAAAAGCCAGTTCCTCGTCTGCATATGACATACAAAATTGTGTGTCGGGATCTTGAAATACAATACCAGAGAGACTCGGGATCACGGCAGCATCGTATTTCATAGGCACTTCTATCGTGCGTGGAATCAGACCGCTCAGCACCTGAAGCAGCGTTGATTTGCCGCATCCGCTCGGCCCCAGTAGCAGCAGCTTTTCCCCTTTGCGAACAGATAAGGACATATTGTGAAAAAGCAGCTCTTGCTCACCGGGGAATTTCAACCGAAGACGGGTGATCGAAGCCACCACATCTTCGTTGGCCGGGCTCATCAATCCAGCCCCTTATAATCTTGTTCCGTTGCCGGTCTCAAACTTCGCGTAACGCCGGTTACTTCCAATGCCTTAGCCAGATAGAAAGCGAATATTCCAGCAATCACAATACTGCCAATCATCCGAAATCCAATATACAAAACATAGTTCCAGGTCGATAGCTGATCAATATACCCATAGCTGAAGTCTAAAATCAGAGAAGTGACAGCCGCTCCTGCCGCAGCTAGTGAAGCAATCCACAGGTTGGCGTTCCGATATAGAAAAATCGCAAAGAACAGCTCCGCTCCCAAGCCTTGCAGCAAACCGTAGTACAAGGTGGACATGCCCCATTCACTTCCCAAAAAAGCACTGACGGTTGCCGCGGCCACCTCTGCCAAAATCGCAACACCCGGTTTGCGAATGATGAGATAAGCGAACGTGCCAGCCATAAACCACATGCCATACATTAGTTGTTCGGCGTGCATACCGAATGGTTTCATCAAATCATAGGCAGGTCCCCATATTTTGTAGACCAGCCCAAACACCACGGAGATTACAATCGTGACCAAAATATCAGTCAGCTTCAGTCCTTTGGACGCCCTTACATTCGTATTCATTGTTGATACGCTCCCCTTTTTCTTTAAAATAGGCCATTTGGCCATAAAAAAAGCCTGTCCGGAGCTGAATCTCCAGGCAAGCTTTATGCGCAGTCATAAAATGATCACCATACATTATCAGTTGTCGACATATCTCATATAGCACAGCAGTCTACTGCACTAAAACCAAGCCAAAGTCAGGTACAGAACAAGACACGCTTGTCCGTCTGCAACTTTTTACAGACTGTAGCTCATTAACTTGATATAGGATATGAAACGTTTCTATCGACTAGCCGCCGCTAATCGGCGGTATTCCTGTTTCTTGTAAGGTGTTCTAGGTTTCTCTACGCTGGCATTACCCAGATCAGATTTCACGGTCGGCGGCAAGGGCCACCCTCTCAGCCTGACTATCTCAAGCTCCCGACAATGCTTTTTAATTCACTATAATATATACCACATCCATGGCTTTGACAATCCTATAATCCGAAGAAACGTTTGGCCGTTTCCGTCGTCGCAATTTCGATCTCCATCATGCTGCGGCCTGTGCACTCGGCAATCGTAGCGGCGATGTGAGCGAGATACACCGGCTCATTACGCCCTTCTTTGGGCTTCACGGGCAAATTACGCGGGGTCAAAAATGGAGCGTCCGTTTCAATCATCAACCGGTCCAATGGAATATCCCTGACCAGCTCCCTTAGATGCTTGCCGCGCCGTTCATCACAGATCCAGCCCGTAATACCGATATACAGTCCCATCTCCACATACGTATGCAATTCCTGTGCAGTGCCGGTAAAACAATGCACCACCGCTTTATCAACAAGCCCCTGATGCTCTCGCAACATAGCGACAAAGTCCTCATGCGCATCTCGTTCATGCAGGAATAAAGGCATATGCAGCTCCCCCGCCAGTTGAATCTGCTCTCCGAACCATCGGCGCTGTACATCACGCGGAGAAAAATCACGGTTATAATCCAACCCGCATTCCCCTATGGATACGACCTGCGGCTGAGCCGCAAGTTGGCGGAGCTGCTGAATTGTATCTCTGCTGCAACTTTTGGCATCATGGGGATGCACGCCAGCCGTCGTGTACAGTTTACCCGGATAACGAGCCGCATACTGAGCAGCCTCCCGACTGCTCCGGACACTGGTTCCGGTAATAATTAACGGTGTAATTCCTGCAGCCGCTGCTCTCTCTACCACCTGTTCCCGATCTGCATGAAACGAACGGTGCATCAAGTTCACACCAATATCAATTAACGGTGTACTCCTATCCATCTCAATCCCTCCTTCGCAAACTACAATCTCGGATCAATCGGCTCCGATTCCAGAGATAGCGCGGCAAGGACGCATTCATGAATACGATCCACCGTATCCTTGCGGACAAAACGTTCTACGCCCTCCATACCAAGCGCTCCTTCCATCAGGGCATGACGCTCCTTTTTGTTCGTTCGGCGCTGCTTCAGACGCTTTAAATTCTCAGGGACAAGATAATCCATACCGTAAATGATATGCAAATACTTCCGGCCTCTCACCTTGATTGCAGGCTGAATCATCTTGTCCCGATTTTTCATCAAAAAGCGTTCCGGCTTGATCACAATGCCCTCATGACCATCCTCTGTCATCTCGTTCCACCAGCGGATAACCTCTTCCTCGCTTGCTTCGTCCGTGATGACCCGATACTCTGTCTCCATAAACAGCGAGGACAGTCCTGCTAGCTCCCGGTTGTGCTCCATATGCCAAAGATGAGATTGGTCAAAAAACGTCCGGCCGCTGTGGGCCAGTGTATGAAACGGTGCAATACGAATTTCATCCAGCCCGTCTACATCCCAGCAATATTTTTGAAAAGCTTCTTGGAACGTTACGGCATTGCCATATTTCCGTTCCATTTCCTCCAGCCAGTCTCCAACCTCCCGGCCTGCAGCCTTCGCTTGCTTCAGCTTGTCTACCAGCTTACTGCGATCCAGCAGAGCTGCTTCACCCACATGCGCATACTGTGCGGCAATCAGTTCCCGAGCCTTGAGATTCCACGGTACTATTTCCGCATCCAGCAACACGAAATCCGTCTGATTCCGCTCAAAATACCCGGCAGTCTGTAGATCGACATTCAGCTTTTCCAGGACCTGCTTCGCAAGGCCTGGTTCAAAGAAAGGGCGGCCGCTGCGGCTGTAGATCGTGCCTAATGTCGGGTATCCTACATATTCGACAGCTGCCTGTTCGTTTTTGAATAATAGCAAAATCGCCCGGCTACCCATATGCTTTTTCTCCGCTACCATCGTCTGTACGCCTTGACCACGATAATAAGCCAGCGCCTCACGCGGATGCTCCAGATATCCTTCTTCTGCGGAAACCGTGGGAGCAGGACTCATAGTTGGTGGAATGT
This window of the Paenibacillus polymyxa genome carries:
- a CDS encoding energy-coupling factor transporter transmembrane component T family protein, which codes for MSLSFPHHETWLHRVNPGLKLVMFSLLFVIVIVIHDPNVMFNVTCAMLLLLVWSGHPWKRLLLYGSPFILVFISTSTGMMMFGKGVTTWWTWGLIHITQESFFRGMHLGFRALSMAAAGLLFGLTTRPVSLFYSLMQQWKLPPKYAYSFLAAMRLMPMMLDEFQALRHAHRIRGLHQHVSKWNMYATLRRYAIPLLAQSIRRAQRIAIAMEAKGFANETKRTYYYAIGYSAVDIIFILYFVVLLMLAWGLGTCFPYVGVWDVR
- a CDS encoding TatD family hydrolase, whose amino-acid sequence is MDRSTPLIDIGVNLMHRSFHADREQVVERAAAAGITPLIITGTSVRSSREAAQYAARYPGKLYTTAGVHPHDAKSCSRDTIQQLRQLAAQPQVVSIGECGLDYNRDFSPRDVQRRWFGEQIQLAGELHMPLFLHERDAHEDFVAMLREHQGLVDKAVVHCFTGTAQELHTYVEMGLYIGITGWICDERRGKHLRELVRDIPLDRLMIETDAPFLTPRNLPVKPKEGRNEPVYLAHIAATIAECTGRSMMEIEIATTETAKRFFGL
- a CDS encoding methionine ABC transporter ATP-binding protein, which codes for MITLHQVNKHYTTSSGPFHAVQSVSLQVEEGEIHGIIGASGAGKSTLLRLMNVLERPDEGNVVVNGEDLTRMPEKHLREARRSIGMIFQHYHLVHNRTVSGNVAMPLELAGVAKKERAERVRECLQFVGLADKAEQYPAQLSGGQKQRVAIARALANRPAVLLCDEPTSALDPQTTADILGVLREINRELGVTIVIVTHDMDVVRNICTRVSEMRDGHLLSTKHVADPMVGSTLEAGEADE
- a CDS encoding ECF transporter S component yields the protein MNTNVRASKGLKLTDILVTIVISVVFGLVYKIWGPAYDLMKPFGMHAEQLMYGMWFMAGTFAYLIIRKPGVAILAEVAAATVSAFLGSEWGMSTLYYGLLQGLGAELFFAIFLYRNANLWIASLAAAGAAVTSLILDFSYGYIDQLSTWNYVLYIGFRMIGSIVIAGIFAFYLAKALEVTGVTRSLRPATEQDYKGLD
- a CDS encoding ABC transporter ATP-binding protein, which produces MSPANEDVVASITRLRLKFPGEQELLFHNMSLSVRKGEKLLLLGPSGCGKSTLLQVLSGLIPRTIEVPMKYDAAVIPSLSGIVFQDPDTQFCMSYADEELAFVLENKQVPREQMPSRIRELLMQVGLPTDDIHLPIASMSQGMKQRLAIASVLAMEPEVLFLDEPTALLDEEGTTQVWDTIRNISADQTMVIVEHKINEIVQDVDRIVVLSAQGEIIADGRAEEVFHIHRQALSEYGVWYPGVWDESSSPRWNDSMTQQNDALLADSPSTSACTTNLLELEHFSGLRGGSSVIYVEQAQVKPGDWVGVVGENGAGKSSLLLSMMRLLHTQGCYRVCGAEAGNTEQLAERIGFAFQNPELQFVANTVRSELEYSLPKSLFTAEQCRERVDRMLMQFGLERLDERHPYQLSLGQKRRLSIATAMIREPEVLLLDEPTFGQDARNTFVMLDMLEQLRVAGTAIVMVTHDPEIVRRYCTDIWRIQKGELQYESVLSSS